The region ATCCAACTGGTGATAATTTCTCAACAGTGCTTTATATTCTAAGTAATAAACTATGATATATGTACACTACATAATATAAACTATATTGTCGTGTTATGTCTCAGTTATGATACCAATCTAACCTCACTCAACCTAACAAAACCATAACCTAGCCATACTTCACCCAACACCAACCCAACctttttaacctaacccaacccaacctaacttaacctaattcaacCTTATCTAActcaaaccaacctaacctctCCCCACTTCCCAGCTGGAGCGGATGGAGCTTGAGGTGCGCGATGCAGAGCCAGCAGTGCGGGAGAGGCTGCGGGCACACATCCGAGGGTACCAGGTGGAACTGAGACGCCTTGAGGCAGAGTGTAGCAGGGTGCGGGCCTCACCTACTACccctggtgagtgtgtgtgtgcatgtgtgtgtgtgtgtgtgtgtgtttgtgtaagaggggaaatctggccaagagcaTCATAAAGAGTCaaacaaaaagacccacttagatgccagtccttgAGAAGgtttgagagagttagccaaaaggatggtagaaatgtcttgaaacctctctcttaaataaataagttcaggtctattgtgtgtgtgtgtgtgtgtgtgtgtttgtgtgggcaTGCACGTGGAGCTTGTCTAACTTAACAACTTAGAtaccatcacctcacctcacctcacctcacctcacctcaccactacaccacacccaATTGCAATACCCCCAGGTAGCAGCGCGAGGGAGGAGCTGCTTGGCGGGGGTGGCGGGGGCATAAGTGCAGGGCTGAGTGCTGGGGAGGAGCAGCGGCAAGCACTCCTGGACAACACAGAGACGCTGGAACGCACCTCAACTCGCCTGGTACAAGGTCACAAGGTAGCGTTGGAGACGGAACACATCGGAGCACAGATACTCAATGATTTACACAGCCAGCGCCAGACTCTTTCCCACGCGCggcagagagtgagtgtgtctgtctgtttgttagtgtctgtgtatgtgcgtgGTTCCTgtcttcagaaacactttgctctttgtctttttctcttgctgtattgttttccaaggccataagAATGATTGGCAAGGTTTTAAAGGCTGTTTTTATCAGTTTGtagtgcagaaatgttgttaatctgtcacttaaaCTGTAAAAAACATTGTTAAGAATacttactctctcaccatgacttttccaaggacagagagatgaccagcaggattttcaagggtgtttttatcaATTAGAAATGCATAAatgttgctaatctgtcactagaatcaagaGCCATTTGAATATGATaaagtgcctgtgtgtgtgtgtgtgtgtgtgtgttcattcaggcatatgtgtgtgtgtgtgtatgtgtgaatttgtctctgtatgtttgtgtgcgtttgtatttgtgtgtatgtgtgtgttttatattgttAGTTTGTGTGACTGTTAAGATcggttttcttttatcctcacctgacctaacctgaccttgccTCTCTCCACAGCTGCGGGATACAGACAGCGACCTTGACCAAAGTTCCAGGGTGCTTGGCTCAATGCTGCGGCGAACACTGCAAAACAGATTCGTGCTGTACGTGGCGGtgggggcggtggtggtggtcatcctAATAGCCATTTATGTGGAGGTCACTCGccactgagacacacacacacacacacacacacacacacacacacacacacacacacacacacacaatctttaatctttgttttcttctatcaaTGCgagaacataatttttttttttttcttttttttgtctagcgtttgttgttttgttttccgtgttcatttatttatttatttatttgtttgtttgtctttagtTCTTTTTTATCAAGTGGATATttatgttttcaagagtgtttccatggttctatagtttgacaggctgcagtggaagttattggggttttcaaaggtTTCCATGGTTtcatagtttgacaggctgcagtggaagttattggggttttcaagggtttggaaaaagaaaaattctcgttttaataaagaaaacaaattgtataatatatatttttgtagcattattgttttccttcttaattcctgtctttctttgtctttcattcttttttgcttttcattattcattcagcttcagtttttccttcattccattattattattattattattattattattattattattattattattattattattattattatattttacttctttcattatctcttctcctccctcttggtactttctcctcctcctcctcctcctcctcctcatcatcatcatcatcatcatcagtgtcTGCTTTCATTTCACTCTATACCATTTATCATTTCAAagttttattagtattttaaGTTTCCATCCAGCCCAAGTCATATATTTCACACCTAACCTTCATTTAAGTAACCACAATATTTTATAAGTAACTTTTGAGTATATTGACTCTTAATATATCTTGTTTGGTAATGTaagttcatttttcatcttgtcagtttgagtgtgtgtgtattttcaactgccttgtctcatttttttcattttttttattcatttttttttcaagatgtcTTAAATTGATTTTGTAAAGTATGCTGTAAACAATATTAcctttcagtttttatttttaattttgcttattatttct is a window of Portunus trituberculatus isolate SZX2019 chromosome 1, ASM1759143v1, whole genome shotgun sequence DNA encoding:
- the LOC123506069 gene encoding vesicle transport through interaction with t-SNAREs homolog 1A-like isoform X1; the encoded protein is MATLMTEFQQQFATVTADITHKICQIATREEPEQRPLILEVEKLVDEAKELLERMELEVRDAEPAVRERLRAHIRGYQVELRRLEAECSRVRASPTTPGSSAREELLGGGGGGISAGLSAGEEQRQALLDNTETLERTSTRLVQGHKVALETEHIGAQILNDLHSQRQTLSHARQRLRDTDSDLDQSSRVLGSMLRRTLQNRFVLHPSVRHLLASSRVCPPAFTASPTVTRHPASSLSVTSCFVSWSFIKSK
- the LOC123506069 gene encoding vesicle transport through interaction with t-SNAREs homolog 1A-like isoform X2; translated protein: MATLMTEFQQQFATVTADITHKICQIATREEPEQRPLILEVEKLVDEAKELLERMELEVRDAEPAVRERLRAHIRGYQVELRRLEAECSRVRASPTTPGSSAREELLGGGGGGISAGLSAGEEQRQALLDNTETLERTSTRLVQGHKVALETEHIGAQILNDLHSQRQTLSHARQRLRDTDSDLDQSSRVLGSMLRRTLQNRFVLYVAVGAVVVVILIAIYVEVTRH
- the LOC123506069 gene encoding vesicle transport through interaction with t-SNAREs homolog 1A-like isoform X3, which gives rise to MELEVRDAEPAVRERLRAHIRGYQVELRRLEAECSRVRASPTTPGSSAREELLGGGGGGISAGLSAGEEQRQALLDNTETLERTSTRLVQGHKVALETEHIGAQILNDLHSQRQTLSHARQRLRDTDSDLDQSSRVLGSMLRRTLQNRFVLHPSVRHLLASSRVCPPAFTASPTVTRHPASSLSVTSCFVSWSFIKSK